The following coding sequences are from one uncultured Bacteroides sp. window:
- the gdhA gene encoding NADP-specific glutamate dehydrogenase gives MNIERIMSSLEAKHPGESEYLQAVKEVLISIEDIYNQHPEFEKAKIIERLVEPDRIFTFRVTWVDDKGEVQTNLGYRVQFNNSIGPYKGGIRFHASVNLSILKFLGFEQTFKNALTTLPMGGGKGGSDFSPRGKSDAEIMRFCQAFMLELWRHLGPDMDVPAGDIGVGGREVGYMFGMYKKLTREFTGTFTGKGLEFGGSLIRPEATGFGGLYFVNQMLQTKGIYIKGKTIAISGFGNVAWGAASKATELGAKVVTISGPDGYIYDPDGISGEKIDYMLELRASGNDIVAPYTEQYPGATFVPDKHPWEVKADIALPCATQNELDGEDAKNLIKNNVLCVGEISNMGCTPEAIDLFIEHKVMYAPGKAVNAGGVATSGLEMSQNAMHLSWSAAEVDEKLHIIMHNIHAQCVKYGTEADGYINYVKGANIAGFMKVAHAMMGQGII, from the coding sequence ATGAACATTGAGCGCATCATGTCCTCTTTAGAGGCTAAACATCCCGGCGAGTCTGAATATCTTCAAGCCGTAAAAGAAGTACTAATCTCCATAGAAGATATATACAACCAACATCCTGAATTTGAAAAAGCCAAAATCATAGAACGTTTGGTGGAGCCGGATCGCATCTTTACATTTCGTGTGACATGGGTGGATGACAAAGGTGAAGTTCAAACAAACCTTGGTTATCGCGTTCAATTTAATAACTCAATCGGACCGTACAAAGGCGGCATCAGATTTCATGCATCGGTAAATCTTTCCATCTTAAAGTTCCTTGGCTTTGAGCAAACGTTCAAGAACGCATTAACAACCCTCCCAATGGGTGGTGGTAAAGGCGGGTCTGATTTCTCTCCAAGAGGGAAAAGCGATGCGGAAATTATGCGTTTTTGCCAGGCTTTCATGCTCGAATTATGGCGGCATCTTGGTCCTGACATGGATGTACCTGCCGGGGATATCGGCGTAGGCGGACGTGAAGTTGGCTACATGTTCGGCATGTATAAAAAGCTAACCCGTGAATTTACAGGAACATTTACAGGAAAAGGTTTGGAGTTCGGAGGTTCATTGATTAGACCTGAAGCTACAGGATTTGGAGGACTATATTTTGTCAATCAGATGCTCCAAACCAAAGGAATATATATAAAAGGCAAAACCATTGCTATATCAGGATTTGGTAACGTAGCATGGGGAGCTGCCAGCAAAGCTACTGAACTGGGTGCAAAGGTTGTCACCATATCAGGTCCCGACGGTTATATCTATGATCCCGATGGCATTAGCGGAGAAAAAATAGACTACATGCTCGAACTTCGTGCTTCAGGCAACGATATAGTAGCTCCTTATACCGAACAGTATCCGGGAGCGACTTTTGTACCCGACAAGCATCCATGGGAGGTAAAGGCAGACATTGCTCTACCCTGCGCAACCCAAAATGAATTAGATGGAGAAGATGCTAAAAATCTCATAAAGAATAATGTTCTTTGCGTCGGAGAAATATCAAATATGGGTTGCACTCCCGAAGCGATTGATCTCTTCATTGAGCATAAAGTGATGTACGCTCCCGGTAAAGCTGTTAATGCGGGCGGAGTAGCCACATCAGGATTGGAAATGTCACAAAATGCAATGCACCTTAGCTGGAGCGCTGCCGAAGTTGATGAAAAATTGCATATTATCATGCATAACATCCATGCTCAATGCGTAAAATATGGTACTGAAGCCGACGGCTATATTAATTACGTTAAAGGAGCTAACATAGCAGGTTTCATGAAAGTAGCTCATGCAATGATGGGACAAGGAATTATATGA
- a CDS encoding Xaa-Pro peptidase family protein, with protein MLLPELKLRRDKIRALMAQQNIDAAIITCNVNLLYTYGQIVSGYLYLPLHAPARLFLKRPNNITGEHIHPIRKPEQIADLLKENNLPVPQTLMLEGDELPYTEYMRLSAIFPEATIVNGTPIIRQARSTKTDIEIIMFHRAAKAHAAAYEQIPSVYHEGMSDKEFSIEIERLMRLQGCLGIFRVFGQSMEIFMGSVLTGDNAATPSPYDFALGGKGLDPSLPGGLDGSVLKEGQSVMVDLGGNFNGYMCDMSRVFSIGKLTDEAYAAHQVCLEIQEKIASLAKPGVACEELYDAAIDIVTKANFADNFMGIDQKAKFIGHGIGLEINEAPVLAPRIKQELEPGMVLAIEPKIVLPSVGPVGIENSWVVTAEGIEKLTICNEEIIQL; from the coding sequence ATGTTATTACCCGAACTTAAGTTGAGACGCGATAAAATACGCGCACTTATGGCCCAGCAAAATATTGATGCAGCCATCATTACTTGTAACGTAAACCTTCTCTACACGTACGGACAAATTGTAAGCGGCTACCTTTATCTCCCGCTTCATGCACCCGCACGCTTATTCTTAAAACGCCCCAACAACATTACCGGAGAACATATCCATCCCATTCGCAAGCCGGAACAAATAGCAGATTTGCTAAAAGAGAATAATCTACCTGTTCCACAGACACTAATGCTCGAAGGAGATGAACTTCCATATACAGAATATATGCGCTTATCTGCCATATTTCCGGAAGCTACAATCGTAAACGGTACTCCGATCATACGCCAGGCCCGAAGCACAAAAACGGATATTGAGATCATCATGTTTCATCGTGCAGCAAAAGCTCATGCCGCAGCTTACGAACAAATACCTTCTGTATATCATGAAGGAATGAGTGATAAAGAATTTTCTATCGAGATAGAACGTTTAATGCGTCTTCAAGGATGTCTTGGCATCTTCCGGGTATTCGGACAAAGCATGGAAATATTTATGGGTAGCGTATTGACTGGTGATAATGCTGCCACTCCTTCTCCATACGACTTCGCCTTAGGAGGAAAAGGGTTAGACCCCTCATTACCCGGAGGTCTTGATGGCAGTGTGCTAAAAGAAGGACAAAGCGTTATGGTCGATTTAGGAGGTAACTTCAACGGATACATGTGCGATATGAGCCGCGTGTTTTCCATTGGTAAATTAACCGACGAGGCTTACGCCGCGCACCAAGTATGTTTAGAAATACAAGAAAAAATCGCTTCGTTAGCCAAACCGGGCGTAGCATGTGAAGAACTTTATGATGCCGCTATTGACATTGTAACCAAAGCCAATTTTGCCGATAACTTCATGGGTATCGATCAAAAGGCCAAGTTCATTGGTCATGGCATAGGGCTAGAGATAAACGAAGCCCCCGTACTAGCACCAAGAATCAAACAAGAATTAGAACCCGGCATGGTGCTCGCTATTGAACCTAAAATTGTACTTCCAAGTGTCGGGCCTGTGGGAATTGAAAACTCATGGGTAGTTACCGCAGAAGGAATAGAAAAACTAACTATCTGCAACGAAGAGATCATTCAGCTATAA
- a CDS encoding DUF3570 domain-containing protein has protein sequence MKKLVMTVAAFMFFMNVAKAQSDSTAARKLKIDEVNFVTSYYNQSGDHSAVTGGIGNEHLNDFGNSIDLQLSRFDKKLNKHTWNFELGVDVYSSASSDKIDPSTVSSASSGDARVSPTASYLFENTKKKYALGGGLSFSKEFDYTSFGGNLLYSKSTKDGNTQFSAKASVFLDTWKILLPIELRGTDNNGFKYKQGDSAPRNSYNLALGLTQVVNRELQVSLLADIGYQTGQLGTAYQRVYFDHTTPNSNQPTVFSEKMPDHRFKLPIGVRANYFLSDRFILRSFYRFYTDSWHLTAHTAELEVPYKITPFMSIAPYYRFYTQNGVGYFKPMGEHMLSDNANYYTSDYDLSKFNSSMVGLNFRVMSTKGLFGIKALNTMELRYGYYSRNDGLKSHLVTAAFKFK, from the coding sequence ATGAAAAAACTAGTTATGACGGTAGCTGCCTTCATGTTTTTTATGAATGTGGCAAAAGCGCAGTCGGATAGTACGGCTGCTAGAAAATTGAAAATTGATGAGGTAAATTTTGTCACTAGCTATTATAATCAGAGTGGTGATCATTCTGCTGTGACAGGAGGTATCGGAAATGAACATTTAAATGATTTTGGTAACTCTATCGACTTGCAGTTAAGTAGGTTTGATAAGAAGTTGAATAAACATACCTGGAACTTTGAATTGGGAGTAGATGTGTATAGTTCGGCTTCGTCGGATAAAATTGATCCTAGTACGGTTTCTTCTGCATCTAGTGGAGATGCGAGGGTATCGCCTACTGCAAGTTACCTTTTTGAGAATACAAAGAAAAAGTATGCATTAGGAGGCGGGTTATCTTTTTCTAAAGAGTTTGACTATACATCTTTTGGAGGAAATCTACTCTACTCTAAGTCTACAAAAGATGGAAATACTCAATTTTCGGCAAAAGCATCTGTTTTCTTGGATACCTGGAAGATTCTCTTGCCAATTGAACTTCGGGGAACTGACAATAATGGCTTTAAGTATAAACAGGGGGATAGTGCTCCTAGAAACTCTTATAACCTAGCGCTAGGTTTAACTCAAGTAGTGAATAGAGAGTTACAAGTTTCTCTGTTAGCGGATATTGGCTATCAAACAGGGCAATTGGGTACGGCTTATCAGCGAGTGTACTTTGATCATACCACGCCGAATAGCAATCAGCCGACTGTTTTTTCTGAAAAGATGCCTGATCATCGCTTCAAGCTACCTATCGGAGTGCGAGCAAATTACTTCTTGAGTGATCGGTTTATCTTGCGTAGTTTTTATCGCTTCTATACAGATAGCTGGCACTTAACAGCGCATACGGCAGAATTGGAAGTACCTTATAAGATTACTCCTTTCATGTCTATTGCTCCTTATTATCGTTTCTATACTCAGAATGGAGTGGGCTATTTTAAACCGATGGGTGAGCATATGCTTTCTGATAACGCAAACTATTATACGAGTGATTACGATTTGTCTAAGTTTAATAGTAGCATGGTTGGCTTGAATTTCAGAGTGATGTCAACAAAGGGTTTGTTTGGCATTAAGGCTTTGAATACGATGGAATTGCGTTATGGCTATTATAGTAGAAATGATGGATTAAAATCGCATTTGGTGACGGCGGCATTCAAGTTTAAATAA
- a CDS encoding septal ring lytic transglycosylase RlpA family protein, translated as MIKKIILTSLFSICITYIHAQDIGNATFYSNKLHGHRTANGGIYHKDSMTCAHKTYPFGTLLKVKDTHNAKEVIVKVTDRGPFGKRLIIDLSYRAAKELGIIRRGVAPVEVSIFEPVHASDKPLCDLQTCNILHLLDTHISYPLPFHKE; from the coding sequence ATGATAAAAAAAATTATATTAACTTCTTTATTTTCAATATGCATTACCTATATCCACGCTCAGGATATAGGTAATGCCACTTTTTATAGTAACAAACTTCATGGACATCGCACAGCCAATGGTGGAATATACCACAAAGACAGCATGACTTGCGCACATAAAACTTATCCTTTCGGAACTTTATTAAAAGTAAAAGATACTCATAACGCAAAAGAAGTAATAGTTAAAGTCACCGACCGAGGTCCTTTCGGCAAACGATTAATCATTGATCTTTCATACCGTGCAGCAAAAGAGTTAGGTATTATTCGCCGCGGTGTAGCCCCCGTCGAAGTTTCAATCTTTGAACCAGTACATGCTTCCGACAAACCTTTATGCGACCTTCAAACCTGCAACATTTTACATCTTCTCGACACACACATAAGCTATCCTCTACCCTTCCATAAAGAATAA
- a CDS encoding FAD:protein FMN transferase yields MILVKVQTKLMGNIFEFCALSENEKVGNEQIACGVNEVKRIEKLFTTFSDDSVTNEVNKQAGIRPVTVPDEFYNLVFRAQKISSLTQGYFDLSYGSLDKDFWNFNKSLTHLPDKHEAKKSVHLIDYRNIVLDSESKTVYLKNKGMRIGFGGIGKGYAADCAKRVMMQAGVENGIVSAAGDLNAWGYQEDGSPWTVGIANPNLKQSYFSTLNITNKSVATSGNYEKYAVINNQLYSHTINPRTGYPIRGIKSVTVITTNAELADAMATPISIMGVVEGLNFINQINGIECILVDDANKLYVSNNIKIN; encoded by the coding sequence ATGATTCTGGTAAAGGTTCAAACAAAGCTGATGGGAAATATCTTTGAGTTTTGCGCATTGAGCGAAAACGAGAAGGTAGGAAATGAGCAGATTGCTTGTGGGGTAAACGAGGTGAAACGAATTGAAAAGCTTTTTACTACGTTTAGCGATGATAGCGTGACTAATGAGGTAAATAAGCAAGCGGGTATTCGTCCTGTCACTGTACCGGATGAGTTTTATAATCTGGTGTTTAGGGCGCAAAAAATATCTTCGTTGACTCAGGGATATTTTGATTTGTCGTATGGTTCGCTGGATAAAGATTTTTGGAATTTCAATAAATCATTAACTCACTTGCCAGATAAGCATGAAGCTAAGAAATCTGTTCACCTTATAGATTATAGAAATATTGTTTTGGATAGCGAATCTAAAACTGTTTACCTTAAAAATAAAGGAATGCGCATCGGTTTTGGTGGCATCGGCAAAGGATATGCTGCCGATTGTGCTAAGCGTGTGATGATGCAGGCAGGAGTAGAGAATGGGATTGTCAGTGCTGCTGGTGATCTTAATGCGTGGGGGTATCAGGAGGATGGTTCCCCTTGGACTGTGGGTATCGCAAACCCGAATCTTAAACAGAGTTACTTTTCTACACTGAATATTACGAATAAATCGGTTGCTACATCTGGCAATTATGAGAAGTATGCGGTAATCAATAATCAATTGTATTCGCATACCATTAACCCTCGGACAGGTTATCCGATAAGAGGAATAAAGAGTGTGACTGTGATAACAACAAATGCAGAACTGGCAGATGCAATGGCTACTCCAATATCAATAATGGGAGTAGTAGAAGGACTCAACTTTATTAATCAGATTAATGGTATTGAGTGTATTCTGGTGGATGATGCGAACAAACTTTATGTGTCTAATAATATTAAAATTAATTGA
- a CDS encoding thioredoxin family protein, translating to MIKKMMFALGLLLVAISTQAQVTNLDEAQALAKKENKLILLKFSGSDWCGPCIQLQKTIINDPTFVVFAHEKLVLLKADFPRQKKNQLSKAQQAENDKLAERYNPEGEFPYMLLLNTDGKVLYKWSGFNKKLSVQDYIADINRYIK from the coding sequence ATGATTAAGAAAATGATGTTTGCATTGGGTTTGCTATTGGTGGCTATTTCTACCCAAGCTCAGGTTACTAACTTAGATGAGGCTCAAGCTCTGGCTAAAAAGGAGAATAAGCTGATTCTATTAAAATTTTCGGGCTCTGATTGGTGCGGCCCATGTATTCAATTGCAAAAGACGATTATTAATGATCCGACATTCGTTGTTTTCGCTCATGAAAAATTGGTGTTGTTGAAGGCTGATTTCCCTCGTCAGAAAAAGAATCAGTTATCTAAAGCTCAACAGGCGGAGAATGATAAATTGGCGGAGAGATATAATCCGGAAGGAGAGTTCCCTTATATGCTTTTACTAAACACTGATGGTAAGGTGCTTTATAAGTGGAGTGGATTTAATAAGAAACTTTCGGTTCAGGATTATATTGCGGATATTAACCGTTATATTAAGTAG
- a CDS encoding DUF4266 domain-containing protein — translation MMKYVFLMICVCIMFLGMASCATVKPYQKSKLNDAEMVLSSRSIEKYENNFLMYREGATGGNGGRTGGGCGCN, via the coding sequence ATGATGAAGTACGTGTTTTTAATGATATGCGTATGTATTATGTTCTTGGGTATGGCTTCATGCGCTACTGTAAAGCCTTATCAGAAATCGAAACTCAATGATGCGGAGATGGTTCTTTCCAGTCGCTCAATAGAGAAATATGAGAATAATTTCTTAATGTACCGCGAAGGTGCTACTGGTGGTAATGGAGGTAGAACCGGTGGTGGTTGTGGTTGTAACTAA